TAATATTTTATGCCTAAATCTGTACAAACTACAGGGTAAAATTGTATAATTAAGAAAGTTAAGTAATATTTGTATTAATTTAAATCCTACTCTTAAACACTCTTCGTTTATCGATATAATTCCAGCCGGAAGCTCAAATTTTAAGAAAATTTAATTTGTAATGGAGGTATTATCATGAGGAAAAAATTCCTTAAAACAACCAGTTTCATGCTAATCACGTCACTGCTGTTGTCACTATTTGTTTATGCTCCGACAACTGCAGAAGCAGCGGCTTCGCCACGTGCGGGAGGCGCATTTTACAATTATGGCGAAGCTATGCAGAAGTCAATTCTTTTTTACAAGGCCAATCGTCTTGGTGATTTACCCGACAACTATGTTCTGCCCTACAGAGGTGATGCAGCAATGACGGACGGAAAGGATGTAGGTCTTGACCTGACCGGAGGATGGGCAGATGCCGGAGACGGAATAAAATTTACACATCCTATGTCATATGCAGCAGGACAATTGGAATGGGCTGTTTACGAATATCGTGATGCCTTTGAAAAGTCAGGGCAACTGGACGACATCCTCGATGAGATCAAGTGGGCTACGGACTTCTTTATTAAGGCACACCCAAGTCCGGATGTATTGTATTACATGTGCGGCTATGAAGAATCAGACCATTCTGTGTGGATACCCCACGAATTGCTGGATTATAAAACAGACAGAAAGTCATTCAAGGTTGACCCTACAACACCGGGTTCAGACGTAGCAGGCCAAACTGCGGCAGCATTGGCTATTGCTTCAATTATATTTGAGCCCACAGACCCCACATATGCAGAAACCTGTCTTACACATGCAAAGCAGCTGTTTAAATTTGCTGATACATATAGAGGTAAAAATCCTCTGAAAACACTGTATCCTTCAGGAAGTTATGTGGATGACCTGGCATGGGGTGCAATATGGCTGTATATTAAAACACAGGATGCAACTTATCTGGATAAGGCAAAGTCAATCCTTCCCGCTACCATTTTAGGTGGGCAACATACGCACTGCTGGGATGACGTAAGCTACGGTGCAGCTCTAAAGATAGCACAGGCAGGCCATGATGAGAGTTACGCTGCAATGGTTGAAAAGAATCTTGATTATTGGATGCCGGGGACAGGAATAAAATACACTCCCGGAGGACTTGCGTGGCTTTCACAATGGGGCTCCCTTCGTTATGCAACAACTGCGGCATTTTTAGCATTTGTTTGGTCTGATGATAAAACAATAGGAACTGCTTCCAAAAAGCAGACCTATCACGATTTTGCAGAAAGACAGGTAAACTATGCACTTGGAGATAATCCCCGCGGAGGCAGCTACGAAGTAGGATTTGGGGAAAATGCACCTGAGCATCCTCACCACAGAACTGCACATGGTTCATGGACAAGCATGCTTAACGTCCCAACTTTCCATAGACATATTCTCTACGGAGCATTGGTAGGAGGCCCTTCCTCAGACGACAGCTGGAAGGACGATATCAAAGATTATACATTGAATGAAGTAGCAACAGACTATAATGCCGGCTTTGTAGGCTGTCTGGCTAAAATGTACGGTATGTACGGAGGAAACCCACTGGTAAACTGGCCGAAGCCTGAGAATTTCAGATCACCTCAGGATAACCTGACAGAATATTTTACAAGGGGTTGGATTATATATGAGGGCTATGGCAAGCTGAAAGTTATGTTCCAGATAAATAATCGCTCAGCGTGGCCTGCAACCATGAAGGACAAGATGTCCACCCGTTATTTTATGGATTTATCAGAAATATTTGAAGCCGGGGGTACAGTAAATGACGTACAATTAACCCTTGAGGACAGTCAGGGTG
This region of Clostridium sp. BNL1100 genomic DNA includes:
- a CDS encoding glycoside hydrolase family 9 protein — protein: MRKKFLKTTSFMLITSLLLSLFVYAPTTAEAAASPRAGGAFYNYGEAMQKSILFYKANRLGDLPDNYVLPYRGDAAMTDGKDVGLDLTGGWADAGDGIKFTHPMSYAAGQLEWAVYEYRDAFEKSGQLDDILDEIKWATDFFIKAHPSPDVLYYMCGYEESDHSVWIPHELLDYKTDRKSFKVDPTTPGSDVAGQTAAALAIASIIFEPTDPTYAETCLTHAKQLFKFADTYRGKNPLKTLYPSGSYVDDLAWGAIWLYIKTQDATYLDKAKSILPATILGGQHTHCWDDVSYGAALKIAQAGHDESYAAMVEKNLDYWMPGTGIKYTPGGLAWLSQWGSLRYATTAAFLAFVWSDDKTIGTASKKQTYHDFAERQVNYALGDNPRGGSYEVGFGENAPEHPHHRTAHGSWTSMLNVPTFHRHILYGALVGGPSSDDSWKDDIKDYTLNEVATDYNAGFVGCLAKMYGMYGGNPLVNWPKPENFRSPQDNLTEYFTRGWIIYEGYGKLKVMFQINNRSAWPATMKDKMSTRYFMDLSEIFEAGGTVNDVQLTLEDSQGAKLVGLKQYKDNIYYFTVDFTGTQIMPAEWEMCEKDATVQIEYKNAAGSNENDWSYQNLSGPPDFDAVSFAGMSKYIPVYDNGKLLWGEEPAGGAPEIKYGDINNDGNIDAIDFALLKKILMGDTSGNVNLAAADFNKDGDINAIDYAALKSYLQRGY